From Planktothrix sp. FACHB-1365, the proteins below share one genomic window:
- a CDS encoding zinc-dependent metalloprotease yields MTKFRKAKRFVLLGLMSFLMITVGLSQVNAQEVSLSDFKDYLMAQQVPQQPFEQVIQGSEKLEGLFTIYQNKESGKVYIELKPEQLNQNFLSFATLESGIGEEGIVSGTHLRDLLFQFRSVQNKIQIVVPNINFRTEENDPQTRSINRSFSESVLQTLPILSIHPERKTILIEISDLFNSQSDLPGLMIEFSDFLKNQYSIDPSKSYISQIQSFPENLEIESIFGFSMGQYGTVQSIPSLPDNRTFNLKVRYSLLAVPVNNSYRPRLADERVGYFTTTYKDLSGRTDRSSIVRYINRWNLQKQDPTADLSPPIKPITFWIENTVPLEYREGIREGILFWNKAFEQAGFINAIQVEQMPDNASWNPADVRYNTIRWSTSFKSSFNGYGPSHTNPFTGEILDADIIIESSALRSLQEGAVSVFLGSTSALMFEGDGDNNSSVTTANQPCPIGLYAYSMAKKSQAEKNNQSPANISEEFCFRSASNEQLLIGTTALSLLENIMPNSPQMEAYIQQYLRLLISHEVGHTLGLRHNFQGSTLLSPEELNNPEITQTKGLVSSVMDYIPVNLAPQGTPQGDYFPTQIGPYDQWAIEYGYKPISSTTPEGEWQELQDIAKRATQRELAYATDEDFWGVFLDPATNTRDLSNDMLKYSQWQLDNSVEMWKRLENYTPRDGEGYDKMRKMFDTIFDYYSNQAINLTLYIGGQSFNRTRAGEGYHRLPFEPISIEKQRDALKLLQTYVFTDKIFKFSPNLLNQLAPARWSDWANPDQNSYLDYPITRRISWFQRYILRELFASTRLFRLRDLELKTTANNALSLPELFETVQNGIWSEILANNGNIEISSIRRSLQREHLEILSEMVLRKINVPEDAETLAWYQLKQLNQQLETTLKRQKDKMNAYTLAHLEQTHDRIQKILEAEVQSN; encoded by the coding sequence ATGACCAAATTTAGAAAAGCAAAACGCTTTGTTTTGTTGGGCTTGATGTCATTTTTAATGATAACAGTAGGATTATCTCAAGTTAATGCTCAAGAGGTTTCTCTTTCGGATTTCAAAGACTATTTAATGGCTCAACAAGTGCCCCAACAACCCTTTGAGCAAGTGATTCAAGGAAGCGAAAAATTAGAGGGGTTATTTACAATTTATCAGAATAAAGAATCGGGTAAAGTTTATATTGAATTAAAACCTGAACAGTTGAATCAAAATTTTCTATCTTTTGCGACCTTAGAATCGGGGATTGGAGAAGAAGGAATTGTCAGTGGAACCCATCTTAGAGATCTCTTGTTTCAATTCCGGTCTGTACAGAATAAAATTCAAATTGTTGTTCCTAATATTAATTTTAGGACTGAAGAAAATGACCCGCAAACTCGTTCAATCAATCGTTCTTTTAGTGAGTCGGTTTTACAAACTCTACCCATTTTAAGTATTCATCCTGAACGAAAAACAATATTAATAGAAATTAGTGATTTATTCAATAGTCAAAGTGATTTACCTGGATTAATGATTGAATTTTCAGATTTTTTAAAGAATCAGTATTCGATTGATCCCAGTAAGTCCTATATTTCTCAAATCCAATCTTTTCCTGAAAATCTGGAAATCGAGTCTATATTTGGATTTTCTATGGGGCAATATGGGACTGTACAATCAATTCCTTCTTTACCCGATAATCGTACCTTTAATTTAAAAGTCCGCTATAGTTTGTTAGCTGTTCCTGTTAATAATAGTTATCGTCCTCGGTTAGCAGATGAACGAGTGGGATATTTTACAACAACCTATAAAGATTTATCGGGGCGCACCGATAGATCTTCGATTGTTCGTTATATTAATCGCTGGAATTTACAAAAACAAGACCCAACTGCGGATCTTTCTCCTCCGATTAAACCCATTACTTTTTGGATAGAAAATACGGTTCCTTTAGAATATCGAGAGGGAATTCGAGAGGGTATTTTATTTTGGAATAAAGCCTTTGAACAAGCCGGATTTATCAATGCGATTCAAGTCGAACAAATGCCTGATAATGCTTCCTGGAATCCCGCAGATGTGCGTTATAATACGATTCGTTGGTCTACCTCCTTTAAGTCTTCCTTTAATGGTTATGGCCCCTCCCATACTAACCCGTTTACGGGGGAAATTTTAGATGCAGATATTATTATCGAAAGCAGTGCCCTTAGAAGTTTACAAGAGGGGGCTGTGTCTGTGTTTTTAGGTTCAACTTCTGCCCTGATGTTTGAGGGAGATGGGGATAATAATTCATCAGTGACAACCGCTAATCAACCTTGCCCAATTGGATTATATGCTTATTCAATGGCAAAGAAATCTCAAGCTGAAAAAAATAATCAATCTCCTGCTAATATTTCCGAAGAATTTTGTTTTCGCAGTGCTTCCAATGAACAATTACTAATTGGTACAACAGCTTTATCCCTGTTAGAAAACATTATGCCTAATAGCCCTCAAATGGAAGCTTATATTCAACAATATTTACGTCTTTTAATCTCCCATGAAGTCGGACATACGTTAGGATTAAGACATAATTTTCAAGGCAGTACCCTCCTATCTCCAGAGGAATTAAATAATCCTGAAATTACTCAAACGAAAGGATTAGTTAGTTCTGTTATGGATTATATTCCAGTCAATTTAGCGCCTCAAGGAACACCACAGGGAGATTATTTTCCCACCCAAATTGGGCCTTATGATCAATGGGCAATTGAATATGGTTATAAACCTATTAGCAGCACAACACCGGAAGGAGAATGGCAAGAGCTACAAGACATTGCTAAACGTGCAACTCAACGGGAATTAGCCTATGCAACTGATGAAGATTTCTGGGGGGTTTTTCTTGACCCCGCCACCAATACCAGAGATTTAAGTAATGATATGTTGAAATATTCTCAATGGCAATTAGATAATTCCGTTGAGATGTGGAAACGTTTAGAAAACTATACCCCTCGTGATGGAGAAGGTTATGATAAAATGCGGAAAATGTTCGATACAATTTTTGACTATTATTCCAATCAAGCGATTAATTTAACCCTTTATATTGGGGGACAATCCTTTAATCGAACCAGAGCAGGAGAAGGATATCATCGTTTACCTTTTGAACCCATTTCAATTGAAAAACAACGGGATGCTTTAAAACTTTTGCAAACCTATGTTTTTACCGATAAAATCTTTAAGTTTTCTCCCAATCTCTTAAATCAGTTAGCACCTGCCCGTTGGTCAGATTGGGCAAATCCTGATCAAAATAGTTATTTAGATTATCCGATTACTCGCCGAATTAGTTGGTTTCAGCGTTATATTTTACGAGAATTGTTTGCTTCAACTCGGCTATTTCGGCTCCGAGATTTAGAATTAAAAACAACAGCCAATAATGCGTTAAGTTTACCCGAATTATTTGAAACGGTTCAAAATGGAATTTGGTCAGAAATTTTAGCGAATAATGGCAATATTGAGATTTCGAGTATTCGGCGTTCTTTACAACGGGAGCATCTGGAAATTTTGAGTGAGATGGTGTTACGAAAAATCAATGTTCCTGAAGATGCAGAAACCTTGGCTTGGTATCAACTTAAACAGTTAAATCAACAGTTAGAAACAACATTAAAGCGGCAAAAGGATAAAATGAATGCTTATACCTTAGCACATTTAGAACAAACTCATGATCGGATTCAAAAAATATTAGAAGCTGAAGTACAATCAAATTAA
- the ppc gene encoding phosphoenolpyruvate carboxylase, which yields MSSLLQSSEQVPNTVVSSNPPTTTSDLFLRNRLKIIEDVWESVLRQECGQQLVDLLHQLASMTSPEGQAAEFQGSDVLKLIEQLDINQAIRAARGFALYFQLINIVEQHYEQREQQLAYSQGKGKGKLAISPVKSMSTFESRNQRFSDEEESPIPGANVTNYTEQDRELATFHSLFPMLRQLNVPAQKIQRLLDQLDVRMVFTAHPTEIVRHTIRTKQRRIATILEQLDQVDESFDGLRNEELGESSIFSEWTEELHEKLTEEIRLWWRTDELHQFKPTVLDEVDYSLHYFQEVIFDIIPQLYKRLKHALHVSFPYLKLPKYDFCKFGSWVGADRDGNPSVTPEVTWKTACYQRHVVLEKYIEAVKRLSRVLSLSLHWSDVLPELLESLDRDQGQLPDIYDQTAIRYRQEPYRLKLSYVQKRLENTRDRNWQMYNNAELSRIRERLIPDHEASKLYRSDEDFLGELKLIQRNLEETGMTCQELENLICQVEVFGFSLARLDMRQESSVHSGALNEIISYLQLLPQSYNDLCEAERCHWLASELQTRRPLIPAELPFSEKTCETINTFRVMRELQQEFGPQICQTYIISMSNEASDLLEVLLLAKEAGLYDPATGIGNVMVVPLFETVEDLKRAPRVMTTLFELPLYRAMLGGGYEKYQLVQNDPDQSLQEIMLGYSDSNKDSGFLSSNWEIHKAQKALQKVSESYKVGLRIFHGRGGSVGRGGGPAYKAVLAQPGKSINGRIKITEQGEVLASKYSLSQLALFNLESVTTAAIQASLLHNGFDEIDPWNQIMEELATRSRSHYRGLIYEQPDLVEFFHQVTPIQEISQLQISSRPARRSGDKKKDISGLRAIPWVFSWTQSRFLLPSWYGVGTALQEFIHEEPQENLKLLRYFYVKWPFFKVMISKVEMTLAKVDIEIAHHYVRELSHAEDKERFEVLFQQIAEEYHLTTQLVQQITGHQRLLDDDPVLQRSVQLRNATIIPLGLLQVALLKRLRQHGKSVASGVVHSRYSKGELLRGALLTINGIAAGMRNTG from the coding sequence ATGAGTTCACTGCTCCAATCCTCCGAACAGGTTCCAAACACGGTCGTTTCATCAAACCCACCTACTACCACGTCGGATTTGTTTTTGCGGAATCGTCTTAAAATTATCGAAGATGTCTGGGAGTCCGTTCTCCGCCAAGAATGCGGTCAACAACTGGTAGACCTACTCCATCAGTTAGCATCCATGACTTCACCCGAAGGACAAGCCGCAGAGTTTCAAGGCTCAGACGTCCTGAAATTAATTGAACAGCTTGATATTAACCAAGCCATTCGCGCAGCGCGAGGGTTTGCATTATATTTTCAACTGATCAACATTGTTGAGCAACATTATGAACAACGGGAACAACAACTAGCTTATTCCCAGGGAAAAGGTAAAGGAAAACTAGCGATTTCCCCGGTTAAATCAATGTCTACTTTTGAATCTCGGAATCAACGGTTTTCCGATGAAGAAGAAAGTCCAATTCCCGGAGCTAATGTCACCAACTACACCGAACAAGATCGGGAGTTAGCAACATTCCATTCTCTGTTTCCCATGCTGCGACAGTTGAATGTTCCCGCTCAAAAAATCCAACGGTTATTAGATCAACTTGATGTTCGTATGGTGTTTACGGCGCACCCGACGGAAATTGTTCGCCATACCATCCGCACCAAACAGCGTCGGATTGCCACTATTTTAGAACAATTAGATCAAGTTGATGAAAGCTTTGACGGATTAAGAAATGAAGAATTAGGAGAATCTTCCATTTTCTCGGAATGGACAGAAGAACTCCATGAAAAATTAACCGAAGAAATTCGGTTATGGTGGCGAACAGATGAACTTCATCAATTTAAACCAACGGTTCTCGATGAAGTAGACTATTCCCTACACTATTTCCAGGAAGTTATATTTGATATCATTCCTCAACTCTATAAGCGTTTAAAACACGCTCTGCACGTTTCTTTCCCCTATCTGAAATTACCTAAATATGACTTCTGTAAATTTGGGTCATGGGTGGGTGCAGACCGAGATGGAAACCCATCGGTAACACCGGAAGTCACCTGGAAAACAGCTTGTTATCAACGTCATGTTGTCCTAGAAAAATATATTGAAGCCGTTAAACGCCTCAGTCGGGTACTCAGTTTATCGTTACATTGGAGTGATGTTCTTCCTGAATTATTGGAATCTTTAGATCGAGATCAAGGTCAATTACCCGACATCTATGATCAAACGGCAATTCGCTATCGTCAAGAACCCTATCGTTTAAAACTATCTTATGTTCAAAAACGATTAGAAAATACTCGCGATCGCAATTGGCAAATGTACAACAATGCTGAGTTGTCTCGCATTCGAGAACGTTTAATTCCTGACCATGAAGCTAGTAAATTGTACCGCTCCGATGAAGATTTCTTAGGGGAATTAAAACTGATTCAACGCAACTTGGAAGAAACGGGGATGACCTGTCAAGAATTAGAAAATCTCATCTGTCAGGTGGAGGTTTTTGGATTTAGTTTAGCGCGGCTGGATATGCGTCAGGAATCTTCTGTGCATTCCGGTGCCCTCAACGAAATTATTAGTTATCTGCAACTGTTACCCCAATCTTACAACGATCTTTGCGAAGCAGAACGATGTCATTGGTTAGCCTCTGAACTCCAAACTCGCCGCCCTTTAATTCCGGCGGAATTACCCTTTTCTGAAAAAACCTGCGAAACTATCAACACCTTTAGAGTCATGCGGGAGTTACAGCAGGAGTTTGGGCCCCAAATTTGCCAAACCTATATTATTAGTATGAGCAATGAAGCCAGTGATTTACTGGAAGTGTTGCTATTAGCAAAAGAAGCGGGACTGTATGACCCGGCGACGGGGATAGGAAATGTGATGGTGGTGCCCTTGTTTGAAACGGTAGAAGACCTCAAACGCGCCCCCCGTGTAATGACAACGTTGTTTGAGTTACCGTTATATCGGGCGATGTTAGGGGGAGGTTATGAAAAATATCAACTGGTGCAGAATGATCCTGACCAATCTTTACAAGAGATTATGTTAGGCTATTCCGATAGTAATAAAGACTCAGGTTTTTTAAGTAGTAACTGGGAAATTCATAAAGCCCAAAAAGCCTTACAAAAGGTTTCTGAATCTTATAAAGTCGGTCTTCGCATCTTTCACGGACGGGGGGGCTCTGTCGGTCGAGGCGGTGGCCCAGCTTATAAAGCGGTTTTAGCCCAACCGGGTAAAAGTATTAACGGGCGGATTAAAATTACCGAACAGGGGGAAGTTCTCGCGTCCAAATATTCCCTCTCTCAGTTGGCTTTATTTAATTTGGAAAGTGTGACAACGGCGGCAATTCAAGCTAGTTTACTCCATAACGGCTTTGATGAAATTGATCCTTGGAATCAAATTATGGAAGAGTTGGCAACCCGCTCTCGCAGCCACTATCGGGGGTTAATTTATGAACAACCTGATTTAGTGGAATTTTTTCATCAAGTCACCCCCATTCAAGAAATTAGCCAACTACAAATTAGTTCCCGTCCCGCCCGTCGCAGTGGCGATAAAAAGAAAGATATTTCGGGTTTACGGGCTATTCCTTGGGTGTTTAGTTGGACACAAAGCCGCTTTTTATTACCCTCTTGGTATGGGGTGGGAACGGCTTTACAGGAATTTATTCACGAAGAACCCCAAGAAAATCTTAAACTGTTGCGGTATTTCTATGTGAAATGGCCGTTTTTTAAAGTGATGATTTCTAAAGTGGAAATGACCTTAGCCAAGGTTGACATCGAAATTGCCCATCACTATGTTCGGGAGTTAAGTCATGCTGAAGATAAAGAACGGTTTGAAGTGTTATTCCAACAAATTGCAGAGGAATACCATCTGACAACGCAATTAGTTCAACAAATTACAGGACACCAACGACTTTTAGATGATGATCCCGTCTTACAACGTTCCGTTCAGTTACGCAATGCCACCATTATACCGTTAGGTTTATTGCAAGTAGCCTTATTAAAACGGTTACGTCAACATGGAAAATCCGTCGCTTCTGGTGTCGTTCATTCCCGTTATAGCAAAGGAGAATTACTCCGAGGAGCACTATTAACCATTAACGGAATTGCGGCGGGAATGCGAAATACAGGCTGA
- the cysH gene encoding phosphoadenosine phosphosulfate reductase: MPQLNLIDPNGNGNLSSISSSVANGHTPSQQQRDHRDQSSDYKAVQVIQPLELDLDAVNQQLADADALTIVTWAAEAFGEGLVMSTSFGIQAAVMLHLVTRVVPNIPIIWVDTGYLPTETYIFAEELTQRLNLNLKVYQSPISPARMEALQGRLWEKNDVEALNYYDKIRKVEPMQRALKELKATAWLAGLRADQTSHRKTLNRVAKQSGRYKVHPILSWNSRDIYQYLTTYNLPYHPYFDLGYTTVGDWHSSRPLMATDENERDTRFRGLKQECGLHLPQTEEEAKSLDSSFL; this comes from the coding sequence ATGCCGCAATTGAATCTGATCGATCCCAATGGTAACGGGAATCTTAGCTCTATTTCTTCTTCCGTTGCCAACGGTCACACCCCTTCCCAACAGCAGCGTGATCATCGGGATCAATCCTCAGACTATAAGGCAGTTCAAGTCATTCAACCACTCGAACTCGATTTAGATGCCGTAAATCAGCAATTGGCTGATGCGGATGCCCTTACGATTGTCACGTGGGCGGCCGAAGCCTTTGGGGAGGGTTTGGTCATGAGTACCAGTTTTGGAATTCAAGCGGCTGTGATGCTGCATCTGGTGACTCGTGTTGTTCCAAATATTCCGATTATTTGGGTTGATACCGGTTATTTACCGACAGAAACTTATATTTTTGCTGAAGAGTTAACACAACGCCTCAACCTGAATTTAAAAGTTTATCAATCTCCCATCAGTCCAGCCCGAATGGAAGCCTTACAGGGCAGATTATGGGAAAAAAATGATGTTGAAGCCTTAAATTATTACGATAAAATTCGTAAAGTTGAACCGATGCAACGAGCTTTAAAGGAATTAAAAGCAACGGCTTGGTTAGCCGGATTACGGGCAGATCAAACCAGTCATCGGAAAACCTTAAATCGAGTAGCTAAACAATCGGGACGTTACAAAGTCCATCCGATTCTGTCTTGGAATTCTAGGGATATTTATCAATATTTAACTACCTACAATTTACCTTACCATCCCTATTTTGATCTCGGATATACCACCGTTGGAGATTGGCATTCCAGTCGTCCGTTAATGGCAACGGATGAAAATGAACGGGATACTCGTTTCCGAGGTTTGAAACAAGAATGTGGTTTACATTTACCCCAAACCGAAGAAGAAGCAAAAAGTTTGGATTCCAGTTTCTTATAA
- a CDS encoding rhodanese-like domain-containing protein: MFSRFIPTPPPLTAKSRVYDLKTRLDWGEPALTIIDVRDLNSFNHCHIQGAIHTPFENLAEQILSHLELNRDIYIYGESDEQTAEAATKLREVGFKKVAEIIGGLAAWQAVGYPVEAISAVV; the protein is encoded by the coding sequence ATGTTTTCTCGATTCATTCCAACACCTCCTCCCTTAACAGCAAAATCTCGCGTTTATGACCTCAAAACCCGTCTGGATTGGGGTGAACCCGCTTTAACGATTATTGATGTCCGCGACTTAAATAGCTTCAATCATTGCCATATTCAAGGTGCAATTCATACGCCCTTTGAGAATCTTGCTGAACAGATTTTATCACATTTAGAACTAAATCGTGATATTTACATTTACGGTGAAAGCGATGAACAAACGGCTGAAGCAGCTACGAAACTGCGTGAAGTTGGATTTAAAAAAGTAGCTGAGATCATCGGAGGTTTAGCAGCATGGCAAGCTGTTGGTTATCCGGTAGAAGCGATTAGTGCCGTTGTTTAA
- a CDS encoding DegT/DnrJ/EryC1/StrS aminotransferase family protein produces the protein MTSTLTSVPFVDLSFIHDPLKPEIQAAIQAVIDKGDFVLGHDVAEFEIAFAQACGVQYGVGVACGTDAIALGLQACGIQPGDEVLVPANTFIATLIGVLHAGATPILVDCEPHTALIDLNQADKFVTSKTKAIIPVHLYGQMVSPHQLFAFAASHNLIIFEDAAQAHLAERESYCAGSVGLAAAFSFYPSKNLGGFGDGGIVVTQNETVARNLRSLRNYGAPQKYLHTERGTNSRLDTIQAAILKVKLPHLNGWNRDRNFAAEKYDASLLLLREKGIIPIENQGADGHVYHLYVIRVTEDCAINRDTLQNKLTEQGIQVGIHYPIPCHLQPAYQNLGYKEGDFPQTEKLSQQILSLPMYPGLTTNQINHVLTVISDQLSVISYQ, from the coding sequence ATGACTAGCACCCTAACTTCTGTTCCCTTTGTGGATTTGAGTTTTATTCACGATCCCTTGAAACCTGAAATTCAAGCGGCGATCCAGGCTGTAATAGATAAGGGGGACTTTGTTTTAGGTCACGATGTGGCAGAATTTGAAATTGCTTTTGCTCAGGCTTGTGGGGTTCAGTATGGGGTGGGAGTCGCCTGTGGAACAGATGCGATCGCCCTGGGTTTACAAGCCTGTGGAATTCAACCGGGGGATGAAGTTCTAGTTCCGGCCAATACCTTTATTGCCACATTGATAGGAGTCTTACACGCAGGGGCCACTCCCATATTAGTCGATTGTGAACCCCATACGGCCTTAATTGATCTCAATCAAGCCGATAAATTTGTGACTTCAAAAACTAAGGCAATTATTCCAGTTCATCTCTATGGTCAGATGGTTTCTCCCCATCAACTCTTTGCCTTTGCCGCATCCCATAATTTAATTATTTTTGAAGATGCAGCCCAAGCCCATTTAGCAGAGCGGGAAAGTTATTGTGCGGGAAGTGTGGGGTTGGCGGCTGCTTTTAGTTTTTATCCGAGTAAAAATTTAGGGGGGTTTGGGGATGGCGGAATAGTGGTGACGCAAAATGAAACCGTTGCTCGAAATCTGCGGAGTTTACGGAATTATGGGGCTCCGCAAAAATATCTCCATACTGAACGAGGAACGAATAGCCGTCTTGATACGATACAAGCTGCGATTTTAAAAGTCAAGTTACCCCATTTAAATGGTTGGAATCGCGATCGCAATTTTGCTGCGGAAAAATATGATGCGTCTCTTTTGTTACTACGAGAAAAAGGGATTATTCCGATTGAAAATCAAGGTGCAGATGGTCATGTTTATCATCTTTATGTGATTCGCGTAACGGAAGATTGTGCCATTAATCGCGATACTCTGCAAAACAAACTGACTGAACAAGGAATACAAGTTGGCATCCATTATCCCATTCCTTGCCATCTCCAACCCGCTTATCAAAATTTAGGCTACAAGGAAGGAGATTTCCCCCAAACTGAAAAACTGAGTCAACAAATTTTATCTTTACCGATGTATCCAGGGTTAACCACAAACCAAATTAATCACGTGCTCACAGTAATCAGTGATCAGTTATCAGTAATCAGTTATCAGTGA
- the crtB gene encoding cyanoexosortase B, producing MHFNRKLTIAIEQSLLDWVIVVLMVLLYAPLLIHWYDGWLNKNIGIEHEYFSHGLIGLPFAAYIVWTKRHQWKKLPNTSHPLGMMLILLASLFYGSGLADLVNLSFPLMLAGLCLQFKGIPGLKLQGIALVFVLLATPSHLPFLIEPLALPLQKFIAHVAGFILTQFNLDVRVEQIYLFVNGQVVEVAPHCAGLKMLFTSLYVGLMLLYWTGLLASRNLSIFFLLSAALISVIANIIRNTLLTLFHGTSQDGLFSWLHEGWGGDLYSACMLGLLVVLINRLSVFSDQ from the coding sequence ATGCACTTCAACCGTAAACTGACTATCGCTATTGAACAATCTCTGTTAGATTGGGTTATTGTTGTTTTGATGGTGTTGTTGTATGCACCGCTTTTAATTCATTGGTATGATGGCTGGCTTAATAAGAATATTGGGATTGAGCATGAATATTTTAGTCATGGTTTAATTGGTTTGCCCTTTGCCGCTTATATTGTATGGACAAAACGGCATCAGTGGAAAAAGTTACCGAATACTAGCCATCCTTTAGGAATGATGCTCATCTTGCTGGCCAGTCTTTTTTATGGGAGTGGTTTAGCGGATTTAGTTAATCTTTCCTTTCCTTTGATGTTAGCAGGACTTTGCCTGCAATTTAAAGGAATACCGGGTTTAAAATTACAGGGAATTGCATTAGTTTTTGTGTTGTTAGCAACGCCTAGTCATTTACCTTTTTTAATCGAACCTTTAGCTTTACCTTTGCAGAAGTTTATTGCTCATGTTGCTGGTTTTATTCTCACGCAGTTTAATTTAGATGTGAGGGTGGAACAGATTTATCTGTTTGTTAATGGTCAAGTTGTGGAGGTTGCTCCCCATTGTGCGGGGTTAAAGATGTTGTTTACTAGCCTTTATGTGGGGTTAATGTTACTGTATTGGACGGGACTTTTAGCATCCAGAAATCTCAGTATTTTTTTCTTATTGAGTGCAGCTTTAATTAGCGTTATTGCTAATATTATTCGGAATACTTTGTTAACCCTATTTCATGGAACGTCCCAAGATGGGTTATTCTCCTGGCTCCATGAGGGGTGGGGTGGAGATTTATATTCAGCCTGTATGCTGGGTTTATTAGTAGTATTAATTAATCGGTTATCGGTGTTCAGTGATCAGTGA
- a CDS encoding cyanoexosortase B system-associated protein: MRLSKVLIVIVMTALLIGAALPGYVNQKWSWIDMPQLKTLPQLQTIRKEGLALSGWQTVKIESIQIGNQRWLKQEVKRDEQTAIVLLLTQNYYKDQPQVEWMDLTGFLGWKTDGEQRDRFSVKSNSEDLDPVEVEVKFFKAWTATQTYAVAQWYAWPNGGHPAPGRWFWVDRWAQLSQNRAPWVAVCLLIPIKPLGNIQDVWPVATSLGESVQASFQSSVISHQSSVNTALRTPHSALRTPHS, encoded by the coding sequence ATGCGACTATCGAAAGTTCTGATTGTGATTGTAATGACAGCATTGTTAATTGGCGCGGCACTTCCGGGTTATGTTAACCAGAAATGGTCATGGATTGATATGCCTCAACTCAAAACTTTGCCCCAACTGCAAACCATTAGAAAAGAAGGTTTGGCTCTTTCAGGATGGCAAACGGTTAAAATTGAGTCGATCCAAATTGGAAATCAACGGTGGTTAAAACAGGAGGTAAAACGGGATGAGCAAACAGCAATTGTGTTGTTATTAACCCAAAATTATTATAAGGATCAACCTCAAGTGGAATGGATGGATTTAACTGGATTTCTAGGGTGGAAAACGGATGGGGAACAACGCGATCGCTTTTCGGTAAAATCCAATTCTGAGGACTTAGATCCCGTTGAAGTTGAGGTCAAATTTTTTAAAGCTTGGACTGCGACTCAAACCTATGCGGTAGCTCAGTGGTACGCTTGGCCTAACGGTGGACATCCAGCGCCGGGTCGTTGGTTTTGGGTAGATCGTTGGGCGCAACTGAGTCAAAATCGAGCCCCCTGGGTAGCCGTTTGTCTTTTGATACCGATTAAACCCCTCGGTAACATCCAAGACGTTTGGCCAGTGGCGACAAGTTTGGGTGAAAGTGTACAAGCTTCTTTTCAGTCATCAGTTATCAGTCATCAGTCATCAGTTAATACCGCACTCCGCACTCCGCACTCCGCACTCCGCACCCCGCACTCTTGA